A section of the Rummeliibacillus pycnus genome encodes:
- a CDS encoding hydantoinase/oxoprolinase family protein has translation MSNYRFAVDVGGTFTDVFVFDETEKKISITKVSSTPKSPEIGIVEGVKQTEVSGNDIIRFSHGTTVGTNALIERKLPKTALVTSKGFRDVIEIRDGTRLDLWDAYNDVAPPYIKRRDRFEVQERTDYAGNILEHIDEDEVRQLGKKLKKRGVESVAICFINAYVNGENEIRVKEILREELGEDVYICNSNDVLPEIFETDRMSTTIINAVLGPTVSNYIHRLEDEMKKLEYEGDILVLHSGGGVMTSETVPRYAARLASSGIAAGAIASKYIASLCGYKNAIGFDMGGTSTDISLMYDGELRITKDWYIEYGYPIGFPSIEILTIGAGGGSISWTDEGGSLRNGPQSAGAEPGPACYGRGGTEPTNTDANVVLGRLGLNLLDGQMSLDKKASEQVIRDSIAKKFDLSIAEAADSILKVANANMCDALRLISVRRGYDPRDFALVAFGGAGGMHGAYLAKEMDIPMLIIPPYSGVAAAMGCLMVDVQHDITKTFMANAKKITVDELDHEFSSMETDAFALLKEEGIAEEDMNFIRYVDMRYAGQWRSLAITVSKLTSMDDILEQFHREHEREFAFFNATQEVEIFGLRVSAIGIVEKPELPKMFVEGTLEDALVEERPVYFEESNGFVKTPVYHRDQLPTDIQIQGPAVINQLDSTILIPPTFIAKVDEYRNILVQY, from the coding sequence ATGTCAAATTATCGTTTTGCGGTTGATGTTGGAGGTACCTTCACTGATGTTTTTGTTTTTGATGAAACAGAAAAGAAAATTTCGATAACTAAAGTATCTTCTACTCCGAAAAGTCCAGAGATAGGAATTGTAGAAGGTGTGAAACAAACAGAGGTATCAGGAAACGATATCATACGATTTTCGCACGGCACAACAGTTGGGACAAATGCATTAATAGAACGAAAATTACCCAAAACAGCACTTGTTACATCTAAGGGGTTCAGAGATGTTATTGAGATTCGAGATGGTACAAGACTGGATTTATGGGATGCTTATAATGATGTGGCACCACCATACATCAAACGTCGAGATCGCTTTGAAGTACAGGAACGCACCGATTATGCTGGAAATATTTTAGAACATATTGACGAAGATGAGGTACGTCAACTTGGTAAAAAATTAAAAAAACGTGGTGTTGAATCAGTTGCTATTTGTTTCATTAATGCGTATGTCAACGGAGAAAATGAGATAAGAGTAAAAGAGATTTTGCGTGAAGAGTTAGGTGAAGATGTCTACATTTGTAATTCGAATGATGTATTACCTGAAATTTTTGAAACAGATCGAATGAGTACTACAATTATTAATGCTGTGCTTGGTCCAACAGTCAGTAACTATATTCATCGTTTAGAAGATGAGATGAAAAAGCTTGAATATGAAGGGGATATTCTAGTTTTGCATTCTGGTGGGGGAGTGATGACATCTGAAACAGTCCCACGTTATGCAGCGCGATTAGCTAGCTCTGGTATTGCAGCGGGAGCAATCGCGAGTAAATATATCGCTAGCCTATGCGGATATAAAAATGCAATAGGTTTTGATATGGGTGGAACAAGTACAGATATATCACTTATGTATGATGGTGAATTACGCATTACTAAGGATTGGTATATAGAATATGGTTATCCAATTGGCTTCCCTAGTATAGAAATTCTTACAATTGGGGCAGGTGGCGGAAGTATCTCATGGACAGATGAAGGTGGTTCACTTCGTAATGGTCCACAAAGTGCGGGGGCAGAACCGGGACCAGCTTGTTATGGCCGTGGTGGTACTGAACCGACAAATACAGATGCTAATGTAGTGTTAGGGCGTTTAGGGCTGAATCTATTAGATGGTCAAATGTCTTTAGATAAAAAGGCTTCTGAGCAGGTAATTCGTGATAGTATTGCAAAAAAATTTGATTTAAGTATTGCAGAAGCTGCAGATTCAATTCTAAAAGTGGCAAATGCAAATATGTGTGATGCATTACGATTAATATCTGTTCGCCGGGGATATGATCCGCGAGATTTTGCGTTAGTTGCTTTTGGTGGTGCTGGAGGTATGCATGGAGCATACTTGGCTAAGGAAATGGATATTCCGATGTTGATTATCCCTCCTTATTCGGGTGTTGCTGCTGCGATGGGATGCTTAATGGTAGATGTTCAGCACGATATAACAAAAACATTCATGGCAAATGCAAAGAAAATTACAGTTGATGAATTAGATCATGAATTTTCATCTATGGAAACAGATGCCTTTGCTTTATTAAAAGAAGAAGGTATTGCAGAGGAAGATATGAATTTTATCCGTTATGTTGATATGCGGTATGCAGGACAATGGCGCTCTTTAGCCATTACCGTCAGCAAACTTACTTCAATGGATGATATATTAGAACAATTCCATAGGGAACATGAACGAGAATTTGCCTTCTTTAATGCTACTCAAGAAGTTGAAATTTTTGGATTACGAGTGTCTGCAATTGGTATTGTAGAAAAACCAGAATTACCAAAAATGTTTGTTGAAGGTACATTAGAAGATGCTTTAGTTGAGGAAAGACCAGTATACTTTGAAGAATCTAATGGTTTCGTTAAAACACCAGTATATCATCGTGATCAATTGCCAACAGATATTCAAATTCAAGGTCCCGCTGTTATTAACCAACTAGATTCTACTATTTTAATTCCACCAACTTTTATTGCTAAAGTTGATGAATATCGCAATATACTGGTTCAATATTAA
- a CDS encoding APC family permease — protein MEDQKLLKILGNRDVMALAFGAMIGWGWVVTAGLWITGAGSLGAIISFLIGGVLVIFIGLAYAELASAMPLSGGELYFSYKALGRQISFIATWAMVLGYVSVVAFEAVALPTVFEYVVPGYSKGYMYTIAGWDVNFTWVAVGVIGSVIMAFINYRGMKVTSVVMSILTLVILISGVLLITGSSIAGNVSNMKPLFVDSWGGIMVVLIMTPFMFVGFDVIPQTAEEINLPRKRIGQLLVISVLLAIIWYVGIIFGVSYMLTPAEIAKSNLVTADAMAKAFGGSKMMGNVLVLGGIGGILTSWLGFYVGGSRAIFALAKAGMLPKSLGELHPKYKTPHKAILLIAVLTTFAPLFGRPALVWLVDAGGMALVVAWILVACAFIALRKKEPNLKRPFKVPGGNLVGWIAVVLSVGVLSLYMPGMPSALVWPYEWVIIIAWAAFGGILYKYSMHKYGAENANNIMDQEINRILSEDDIVDNSQNNKNTIGLSEDVV, from the coding sequence GTGGAAGATCAAAAACTCTTGAAGATTCTTGGAAACCGCGATGTAATGGCTTTAGCTTTTGGTGCAATGATTGGTTGGGGATGGGTAGTTACTGCAGGATTGTGGATCACTGGAGCAGGGTCATTAGGAGCGATTATTTCTTTTTTAATCGGTGGGGTTTTAGTCATATTTATCGGTCTTGCATATGCCGAACTAGCTTCGGCAATGCCTCTCTCAGGCGGAGAACTATACTTTAGCTATAAAGCGCTTGGGAGGCAAATATCATTTATAGCGACTTGGGCAATGGTGCTAGGCTATGTATCGGTTGTAGCGTTCGAGGCGGTTGCATTACCAACAGTTTTTGAATATGTTGTACCTGGTTACAGCAAAGGCTATATGTATACGATTGCCGGATGGGATGTTAATTTTACTTGGGTAGCTGTGGGGGTAATTGGATCTGTAATTATGGCATTTATTAATTATCGCGGTATGAAAGTAACGAGTGTTGTTATGAGTATTTTAACACTTGTTATTTTAATTTCAGGAGTGCTTCTCATTACAGGGAGTTCAATAGCAGGAAATGTATCCAATATGAAGCCCTTATTTGTAGATAGCTGGGGCGGTATAATGGTTGTGCTCATTATGACGCCTTTTATGTTCGTTGGATTTGATGTAATTCCACAAACAGCTGAAGAGATCAATTTACCAAGGAAAAGAATAGGTCAATTATTAGTAATATCCGTATTACTAGCAATCATTTGGTATGTAGGCATTATTTTTGGCGTTTCTTATATGTTGACACCTGCAGAAATCGCTAAGTCAAATTTAGTAACAGCTGATGCGATGGCGAAAGCTTTTGGTGGTAGTAAAATGATGGGGAACGTCCTTGTACTTGGTGGGATTGGAGGCATATTGACGAGTTGGCTTGGATTTTATGTTGGTGGAAGTCGTGCAATTTTTGCTCTAGCAAAAGCGGGAATGTTGCCAAAATCATTAGGAGAACTTCATCCAAAATATAAAACTCCACATAAGGCAATCTTATTAATTGCTGTTTTAACAACTTTCGCACCATTATTTGGTAGACCAGCACTTGTTTGGCTAGTGGATGCTGGTGGAATGGCTTTAGTAGTAGCTTGGATACTTGTAGCATGCGCATTTATTGCTTTACGTAAAAAAGAACCAAATTTAAAACGTCCATTTAAAGTGCCAGGTGGTAATTTAGTTGGTTGGATTGCCGTTGTATTATCTGTTGGAGTGCTATCACTTTATATGCCAGGGATGCCATCAGCACTTGTTTGGCCGTATGAATGGGTCATAATTATAGCATGGGCAGCATTTGGAGGCATCTTATATAAATATTCTATGCATAAATATGGCGCAGAAAATGCAAATAACATAATGGATCAAGAAATCAATCGTATTTTATCAGAAGATGATATCGTTGATAATAGTCAGAATAATAAGAATACTATTGGTCTTTCTGAAGATGTAGTTTGA
- a CDS encoding aminotransferase family protein, whose product MQKSFEYPIITKSKGEIILNTKDLVKWDQQHFIHPTTSIQEQQTKGAKVIFEKGQGIYLTSTEGKEYIDAMSSLWNVNIGHGRKELGEAAKEQMEQLAYSSCFSTFSNEPAILLTKKIAELAPPSLNAVFLTSGGSESNDTAIKLIRHYWRIQGKPEKNKIVAMNRGYHGVSAGATSATGIPEFWDMAGVTMQGFVHAKSPYEIGTAASIQSIRETIEKEGPETIAAFMTEPIQGAGGVLIPPDDFLIEVRKICDEYGILMHVDEVITGFGRTGKMFAVEHYGVEPDLLAFAKGVTSGYFPLGGVLVKDQVHEVLKEKSVGTLFHGFTYSGHPTGAAVALKNLEIMEQEGIVENSALMGTRLLNGFQEIKAASSIVGDVRAKGLLGAIEFVKDPVTNERFEKELGVAPRIVAALHDKGVICRAVTYEQTDILCFSPPLIITAEEVDKMIAIVKDVVLEIQQQLTQEVATK is encoded by the coding sequence ATGCAGAAATCATTTGAGTATCCGATTATTACCAAATCAAAGGGGGAAATTATTTTGAATACAAAAGATTTAGTGAAATGGGATCAACAACATTTTATCCATCCAACAACATCGATCCAAGAACAGCAAACAAAAGGGGCAAAAGTAATTTTTGAAAAAGGTCAAGGTATCTATTTAACTTCTACTGAAGGTAAAGAATATATTGATGCTATGTCATCATTATGGAATGTCAATATTGGGCATGGACGTAAGGAACTAGGGGAAGCAGCTAAAGAGCAGATGGAACAATTGGCATACAGCTCATGTTTTTCTACATTTAGTAACGAACCAGCGATTTTATTAACAAAGAAAATAGCAGAGCTTGCACCACCTAGCCTAAATGCAGTTTTTTTGACCTCGGGTGGATCTGAATCCAATGATACGGCTATAAAACTAATTCGCCATTACTGGAGAATTCAAGGTAAACCAGAAAAAAATAAAATTGTTGCGATGAATCGTGGCTATCATGGCGTTTCTGCGGGAGCAACTAGTGCAACAGGTATTCCTGAATTTTGGGACATGGCGGGTGTCACTATGCAAGGTTTTGTACATGCCAAATCACCTTATGAAATTGGAACGGCTGCATCGATCCAGTCAATTCGTGAAACAATTGAAAAAGAAGGTCCTGAAACAATTGCAGCATTTATGACAGAACCAATTCAAGGGGCAGGTGGTGTTTTAATTCCACCAGATGATTTCTTGATAGAAGTACGAAAAATATGTGATGAATACGGCATTTTAATGCATGTGGATGAAGTAATAACAGGTTTTGGAAGAACAGGTAAAATGTTTGCGGTAGAACATTATGGAGTTGAACCTGATTTACTGGCATTTGCAAAAGGTGTAACAAGTGGCTATTTCCCATTAGGTGGCGTTCTTGTAAAAGATCAAGTACACGAAGTATTAAAAGAAAAATCTGTAGGGACATTATTCCATGGTTTTACTTATAGTGGTCATCCTACAGGTGCTGCAGTAGCACTTAAGAATCTTGAAATTATGGAGCAAGAAGGAATTGTTGAAAATTCAGCTTTAATGGGAACACGTTTACTAAATGGATTCCAAGAAATAAAAGCTGCATCTTCAATTGTTGGTGATGTGCGTGCTAAAGGCTTGTTAGGAGCAATTGAGTTTGTTAAAGATCCAGTAACAAATGAACGCTTTGAGAAGGAGTTAGGGGTAGCTCCGAGAATCGTTGCAGCATTACACGACAAAGGTGTAATTTGTCGTGCAGTAACTTATGAACAAACAGATATTTTATGCTTCTCTCCACCGTTGATTATTACAGCTGAAGAAGTAGATAAAATGATAGCTATTGTAAAGGATGTTGTACTAGAAATTCAGCAACAATTAACACAAGAAGTAGCTACAAAATAA
- a CDS encoding zinc metallopeptidase — protein sequence MYIVYFLVLMLLPLYAQRKVMKTYQRYAEVRSTSGMTGAEVARTILDNNGLSNVRVVEVSGVLSDHYDPTSKTVALSSDNYHNASVAGTAVAAHECGHAIQHKEAYAFLTFRSKLVPAANISSNLSWIFIMIGMLSSTMRSLMLIGIILLAIGVLFQIVTLPVEFDASKRALNQVVSLGIIRNEEESHARKVLSAAALTYVAAAATAVLELLRLVLMYTGLNNNDD from the coding sequence ATGTATATCGTATATTTTCTTGTATTGATGTTGTTACCACTTTATGCTCAACGTAAAGTGATGAAAACGTATCAACGTTATGCGGAAGTTCGTTCCACATCTGGTATGACAGGTGCAGAAGTTGCAAGAACTATTTTAGACAATAATGGGTTAAGTAATGTTCGAGTGGTAGAAGTTTCAGGCGTTTTATCCGATCATTATGATCCAACTAGTAAAACTGTAGCGCTGTCTTCAGATAATTACCATAACGCTTCAGTAGCTGGAACAGCTGTTGCAGCACATGAATGTGGACACGCAATTCAACATAAAGAAGCTTATGCATTCTTGACATTTCGTTCGAAATTAGTACCAGCAGCGAACATTTCATCAAACCTATCTTGGATATTCATTATGATTGGTATGCTTAGTTCAACTATGCGTTCACTAATGCTTATTGGTATTATACTGTTAGCAATCGGTGTGCTTTTCCAAATTGTAACGTTACCAGTAGAATTTGATGCATCCAAACGAGCACTTAACCAAGTTGTTAGTTTAGGGATCATTCGAAATGAAGAAGAATCTCATGCTAGAAAAGTATTAAGTGCAGCAGCATTGACATATGTAGCAGCTGCAGCAACAGCTGTATTGGAATTACTACGATTAGTGTTAATGTATACAGGTTTGAATAACAATGATGATTAG
- the lhaT gene encoding lipoprotein heptaprenylglyceryl N-acetyltransferase LhaT, translating into MNKLFTLVWKILSHKVFLWILLIVNILGTIYGYIWYGGQLSITEPIFYIFVPDSPTATLSFSIALVGWIFGKHWRLIEALALITLVKYGLWAVVMNLLALLEMGSIGYLGWMLVFSHFAMAVQAILYIPMYDFKITHVGLAAIWTLHNDVIDYVFGQMPIYSMLAQYMAEIGYFTFWLSIGCITLAYFVSQKRFSFARSNNYL; encoded by the coding sequence ATGAATAAATTATTTACGTTAGTTTGGAAGATATTATCTCACAAGGTTTTTCTATGGATACTGTTGATTGTTAACATTTTGGGTACAATTTATGGATATATTTGGTATGGAGGACAATTATCTATAACAGAGCCAATCTTTTATATTTTTGTTCCAGATAGCCCAACAGCCACATTATCCTTCTCCATCGCACTAGTAGGATGGATTTTCGGCAAACACTGGCGGTTAATAGAAGCGCTAGCATTGATTACATTAGTAAAATACGGTCTTTGGGCAGTAGTGATGAATTTATTAGCATTATTAGAAATGGGATCAATCGGATATCTTGGCTGGATGCTAGTTTTTTCACATTTCGCTATGGCTGTGCAAGCAATATTATATATTCCAATGTATGATTTTAAGATTACTCATGTAGGACTTGCAGCGATTTGGACATTGCATAATGATGTGATTGACTATGTATTTGGTCAAATGCCTATTTATAGTATGCTTGCACAGTATATGGCGGAAATTGGTTACTTTACATTTTGGCTATCTATTGGTTGTATCACATTAGCCTATTTTGTTTCTCAAAAAAGGTTTTCATTTGCGAGGTCAAATAATTACCTTTAA
- a CDS encoding menaquinol-cytochrome c reductase cytochrome b/c subunit, with product MHKGKGMKFVGDTRVPQKDNRKVYPPDYSEYPGKTEPFWPDFLLKEWMVGAVFLVGYLILTVAHPSPLEGQADPTNTGYIPMPDWYFLFLYQLLKYEYASGPYNTIGAIVIPAIAIGSLMLAPFLDKGPERRPLKRPLPVAFMLLALAAMVFLTWESVVNHDWAAAKKQGQIVKAVEINQEDPGYKVYAKQSCINCHGDKLQGGAGPNLTNTGLSPEEIAKIAHEGKGGMPAGQYKGSDEDLQKLAKFISSLKAE from the coding sequence ATGCATAAAGGAAAAGGAATGAAATTCGTAGGAGATACGCGTGTGCCACAAAAAGACAATCGCAAAGTATATCCACCAGATTATTCCGAATATCCTGGCAAAACAGAACCATTCTGGCCAGACTTCTTATTAAAAGAATGGATGGTTGGTGCGGTTTTCTTAGTTGGTTATTTAATTTTAACAGTTGCTCACCCATCTCCATTAGAGGGACAAGCAGATCCAACAAACACTGGTTATATTCCAATGCCGGACTGGTACTTCTTATTCTTATATCAATTACTTAAATATGAATATGCTTCAGGACCTTATAATACGATTGGTGCAATTGTTATTCCAGCTATCGCAATTGGTTCTTTAATGTTGGCACCTTTCTTAGATAAAGGTCCCGAACGCAGACCATTAAAACGCCCACTTCCAGTAGCATTTATGTTATTAGCACTTGCTGCTATGGTTTTCTTAACTTGGGAATCAGTGGTTAACCATGACTGGGCTGCTGCTAAGAAACAAGGTCAAATCGTTAAAGCTGTTGAAATAAACCAAGAAGATCCAGGTTACAAAGTATATGCTAAACAATCATGTATAAACTGCCATGGTGATAAACTTCAAGGTGGTGCTGGTCCTAATTTAACTAACACTGGCTTATCTCCTGAAGAAATTGCTAAAATTGCTCACGAAGGTAAAGGTGGAATGCCTGCTGGTCAATACAAAGGATCAGATGAAGATCTTCAAAAATTAGCTAAATTTATTTCAAGTTTAAAGGCTGAATAA
- the qcrB gene encoding menaquinol-cytochrome c reductase cytochrome b subunit: protein MLNKIYDWVDERLDITPIWRDIADHEVPEHVNPAHHFSAFVYCFGGLTFFVTVIQILSGMFLTMYYVPDIQNAWKSVYYLQNEVAFGEIVRGMHHWGASLVIVMMFLHTLRVFFTGSYKKPRELNWIVGVLIFCVMLGLGFTGYLLPWDMKALFATKVGIQIAASVPFIGEAIKILLAGDSTIIGAETLTRFFAIHVFFLPACLLALLAAHFVMIRRQGISGPL, encoded by the coding sequence GTGCTTAATAAAATTTATGATTGGGTCGATGAACGTCTTGATATTACACCAATTTGGCGTGATATTGCTGACCATGAAGTTCCAGAGCACGTAAACCCTGCGCATCATTTCTCTGCATTTGTATATTGTTTTGGGGGTTTAACGTTCTTCGTTACTGTTATTCAAATCTTATCCGGTATGTTCTTAACAATGTACTATGTACCCGATATTCAAAATGCATGGAAATCGGTTTACTACCTACAAAATGAGGTAGCATTCGGTGAAATAGTGCGTGGTATGCACCATTGGGGCGCTTCCCTCGTAATTGTCATGATGTTCCTTCATACATTACGTGTATTCTTTACAGGTTCTTACAAAAAACCTCGTGAATTAAACTGGATTGTAGGGGTTCTAATTTTCTGCGTAATGTTAGGCCTTGGTTTTACAGGTTACCTACTTCCTTGGGATATGAAAGCATTATTCGCTACAAAAGTAGGTATTCAAATTGCAGCATCCGTACCATTTATTGGTGAAGCAATTAAAATATTATTAGCGGGTGATTCTACAATCATTGGTGCAGAAACATTAACAAGATTCTTTGCAATTCATGTATTCTTCTTACCAGCTTGCCTATTAGCGTTGCTTGCTGCACACTTTGTTATGATTCGTAGACAAGGGATATCTGGCCCATTGTAG
- a CDS encoding QcrA and Rieske domain-containing protein: MSNNRVTRRQFLNYTLTGVGGFMAAGMLMPMARFAVDPILQKKAGGDFILTDKKITELSETPVKVDFTFEQVDAWYKSDVTNTAWVYKNGNEIIALSPVCKHLGCTVNWNGNAEFKNQFYCPCHGGRYEKNGKNIPGTPPLGPLDQFDVKEKDGLLMIGKARANTLV; this comes from the coding sequence ATGAGTAACAATCGTGTCACAAGACGTCAATTTTTGAACTACACATTAACAGGTGTTGGTGGTTTCATGGCTGCAGGTATGTTAATGCCAATGGCTCGTTTTGCAGTCGACCCGATTCTACAAAAGAAAGCAGGAGGAGATTTTATATTAACAGATAAAAAAATTACAGAACTTTCTGAAACTCCTGTAAAAGTAGACTTTACATTTGAACAAGTTGACGCTTGGTACAAATCAGATGTTACAAACACAGCGTGGGTTTATAAAAATGGCAATGAAATTATTGCTCTATCACCTGTATGTAAACATTTAGGCTGTACTGTTAACTGGAATGGTAATGCAGAATTTAAAAATCAATTCTATTGCCCATGTCACGGTGGTCGATATGAAAAAAATGGTAAGAATATTCCAGGTACACCACCACTTGGTCCGTTAGATCAATTTGATGTAAAAGAAAAAGACGGTCTATTAATGATCGGAAAAGCAAGAGCAAACACTTTAGTATAA
- a CDS encoding DUF2487 family protein, which yields MFWTSKDIEEFLKQKEFIDTAIVPLVILEGSDLGIKQSATGAEFLMSLTNFIEQQFKGRIVLTSPITYTKSMHRKEMITSIHDELLAAGFKYIFFVTSDHEWNQIVPNYDVIWLPSIPLGDMDQKVRQSVLSDQLRQVIPMLSSKWSNQ from the coding sequence ATGTTTTGGACAAGCAAAGATATTGAAGAATTTTTAAAACAAAAAGAATTTATTGATACAGCAATTGTTCCTTTAGTTATTTTAGAAGGTTCAGATTTAGGTATAAAACAAAGTGCTACTGGGGCAGAATTCTTAATGTCATTAACTAATTTCATTGAGCAACAATTTAAAGGGCGAATTGTTTTAACATCTCCGATTACATATACCAAGTCTATGCATAGAAAAGAAATGATCACCTCTATACATGATGAATTGCTAGCTGCTGGTTTTAAATATATTTTCTTTGTAACCTCAGATCATGAATGGAATCAAATTGTACCAAATTACGACGTAATATGGCTACCGTCTATTCCATTAGGTGATATGGATCAGAAGGTTAGACAATCGGTTCTAAGTGATCAGTTAAGACAAGTGATACCAATGCTATCTTCTAAGTGGTCAAACCAATGA
- a CDS encoding ReoY family proteolytic degradation factor has translation MTASVSVLDKKEFVRWFLKKYQMKRRECVWILNYLLGHDELLEHIHFVEEAHYCPRAMVMSTTDSSGIPFRFYRGNIMTADAEKSFHDLRLHPDEEMFIQLNFPKVPPSREYLTVLEENPYMPNYLQISESDRQLAEEILQDSMKTFQEEAILKQIDEALDQNDKEKFYKLSALLNVIKNVEK, from the coding sequence ATGACCGCATCCGTTTCTGTCTTGGATAAAAAAGAATTTGTCCGTTGGTTTTTAAAAAAGTACCAAATGAAACGTCGTGAGTGTGTATGGATTTTAAATTATCTGCTTGGTCATGATGAATTATTGGAACATATTCATTTTGTTGAAGAAGCACATTACTGCCCACGAGCTATGGTCATGTCAACAACAGATTCATCAGGCATACCATTTCGCTTCTATCGTGGTAATATCATGACAGCAGATGCGGAAAAATCCTTCCATGATTTAAGACTTCATCCAGACGAGGAAATGTTTATACAATTGAATTTCCCTAAAGTACCACCTAGTCGTGAATACTTAACGGTATTAGAGGAGAATCCTTATATGCCAAACTATTTACAAATTAGTGAATCAGATCGCCAACTGGCAGAGGAAATTTTACAAGATAGTATGAAGACATTCCAAGAAGAAGCAATATTAAAACAAATCGATGAAGCACTTGATCAAAATGACAAAGAGAAGTTTTACAAGTTGTCTGCATTATTAAATGTTATAAAAAATGTAGAAAAATAA
- a CDS encoding tetratricopeptide repeat protein, whose amino-acid sequence MEIQKRMIEAIQQGDLESVQNLLEDFKIQADPDMQYEVVGFFMNFGFLDEADELLEHLQYLFPDEAQLKIDRATLLMDREQEDEALNLLMSISPTTPEYPQVLLALADYYQMQGLYEASEQRINEALELLPAEPLLHFAKAELLMEMGRFTEAARIYHELYEEQTEIAGVRLVERLAEVHRAGAAFEEALTFYMKALEDNTSPDLLFGAAYSAFQSQMYETAIRYAEDLKTFDPDYFSAYLLLAQSYAMLENNKKAYEIIKEGLTRDEYDKELYLFAGKMALKNSLPEEAEKYLRQAIALDSEYMEAIITLVSVLSKEERDEEIIELIEQLEQESFDWSTLSAFAAVSYDRLENYERAYDFYQLAYNDHKEDPLFLEKYAYFLIEDGKREEAHAVVKQLVTLQPDEPTWQDLLQTFE is encoded by the coding sequence ATGGAAATACAAAAAAGAATGATTGAAGCAATTCAACAAGGTGATTTAGAAAGCGTTCAAAATCTCCTTGAGGATTTTAAAATACAGGCAGACCCGGATATGCAATATGAAGTGGTTGGTTTCTTTATGAACTTTGGTTTTTTAGATGAAGCTGATGAACTATTAGAGCATTTACAATATTTATTTCCTGATGAAGCACAGCTTAAAATTGACCGAGCAACACTTTTGATGGATCGTGAACAAGAAGATGAGGCATTAAATTTATTAATGTCTATTAGTCCAACTACACCAGAATATCCACAAGTTCTGTTAGCTTTAGCAGACTATTATCAAATGCAGGGGTTATATGAAGCTTCTGAACAACGTATTAATGAAGCATTAGAATTATTACCAGCTGAACCGTTATTACATTTTGCAAAAGCAGAATTATTAATGGAAATGGGGCGTTTTACAGAAGCTGCTCGTATCTATCATGAATTATACGAAGAACAAACAGAGATTGCAGGAGTGAGACTAGTTGAACGTTTAGCAGAAGTACATCGTGCTGGTGCAGCGTTTGAAGAAGCCCTAACATTTTATATGAAAGCTCTTGAAGACAATACCTCTCCAGATTTATTATTTGGTGCTGCATACTCAGCTTTTCAATCACAAATGTATGAAACTGCAATCCGCTATGCTGAAGATTTAAAAACCTTCGATCCAGATTATTTTTCTGCTTATTTATTATTAGCTCAAAGTTATGCCATGCTAGAGAATAATAAAAAAGCATATGAAATAATAAAAGAAGGATTAACTCGTGATGAATATGATAAAGAATTATACTTATTCGCAGGTAAAATGGCGCTAAAAAATAGTTTACCTGAAGAAGCCGAAAAATATTTGCGTCAGGCAATTGCATTAGATAGTGAATATATGGAGGCAATTATTACACTTGTATCAGTTTTATCGAAAGAAGAGAGAGACGAAGAAATTATTGAGTTGATTGAACAATTAGAACAAGAAAGTTTCGATTGGTCTACTCTTTCAGCATTTGCAGCTGTCTCATATGATCGATTAGAAAATTATGAACGTGCATACGATTTTTATCAATTAGCATATAATGACCATAAGGAAGATCCATTGTTCCTTGAAAAATATGCTTATTTCTTGATTGAAGATGGTAAACGTGAAGAAGCACATGCAGTAGTTAAGCAATTAGTGACTTTGCAACCAGATGAACCTACTTGGCAAGACCTTTTACAAACATTTGAATGA